The sequence GGCCGACTGGTCGATGGTCGCGCGGGGCTGGGCCTGCCACGTCCACGGCCACGGCCGACGCTTCGCCTCGACCAGCAGCGCGATCGAGGCCATGTACGCGGAGCTCGGCGTCGACGACCAGAACCTCGAGGCCTTCGTGATCGACGAGGGCGACGGGCCTGTCGGCACCATCGACGACGGCGCCGCGGTGGTGTTCTTCAACTTCCGCGGCGATCGAGCCATCGAGATCAGCAAGGCCTTCGAGCGCGACGACTTCACGGCCTTCGATCGCGGACGACGACCGCGGGTCTTCTACTGCGGCATGATGCAGTACGACGGCGACGAGCAGGTGCCACGGCGCTACCTCGTCGCACCGCCGGCGATCGACGACACCATGGGCGAGTTGCTGGCGGCAGTCGGCAAGTCGCAGCTGGCGATCGCCGAGACGCAGAAGTACGGCCACGTGACCTACTTCTGGAACGGCAATCGCTCCGGCAAGTTCGACGGCGCGACGGAGGACTACATCGAGATCCCCTCCGACACGCTGCCGTTCGAGCAGCGGCCGTGGATGAAGGCCGCCGAGGTCACCGACGCGTTGGTCGCCGCGCTGCAGCGCCGCCACTACGACTTCGTGCGGGTCAACTACGCCAACGGCGACATGGTCGGCCACACCGGGGTCTTGGACGCCGCGCGCATGGCGGTCGAGGTGGTCGACCTGTGCCTCGCTCGCGTGATCGCATGCGTGCAGAAGCTGGGGGGCGTGGTCGTCGTCACCGCCGACCACGGCAACGCCGACCAGATGATCGATCTCGACGCCAAGGGCCGCGAGCAGGTCCGCACCAGCCACAGCCTCAACCCGGTGCCGTTCGTCATCGTCGGCGCGGGCGAGCCAATCGAGGTCCGTCGCGATGCCGCTGCAGACGCGGCCAACCTCGGCTGGATCGCCGCGACCTGCCTGGAGCTGATGGGCCTGCAGGCGCCAGCGGAGTACCTGCCGAGCCTGTTGGCGCCCGCGCAGGGCTGACGCAGGACGCCGGCAGCCGGTGGTGCAGCGCCGCGACGCGCGGCGCTACGCCGCGTGGCGGTCTTCGGCGGCCGCGATCGCCCAGGTCGCGGTGACCAGCTCGCGCAGGCCGTGCGAACCGATCTCGGCGGCGGGGTCGAGACCGCTCTGGCCGAACAACTCGTCGAGCACGATCACGCCGGCGCGGGTGATCTCGGGCACGAACTCGGGCAGGTCGACGCCGCGGCTACGTGCGTGGTGCTCGACCAGGCTGCGAACCAGCGCACGCGAGGTCTGATCACCCGAGAGCGCCACGCACAGCAGCGCCGGCCCGGGGTCCGAGAACTCGGCCAGCTCGAGCGGGTCGGCCCACAGCTGCTCGCCGTCACGGGTGCGCAGCGAGACCGGCGGCACACCGAGCGCACCGCCCCGCGGCTTGCGACGCTTCCATGGGAAGCGCCCGAGCACGCGTTGCAAACGGGTTTCGTCGAGCGGAGGCATGCGAGCGACGTCCAC is a genomic window of Deltaproteobacteria bacterium containing:
- a CDS encoding 2,3-bisphosphoglycerate-independent phosphoglycerate mutase — encoded protein: MTIRLQPHPTRVAPPGPVVCVVMDGVGVGRGDRGDAVANAHTPTLARLRSLPSYRTLLAHGRAVGMPSDADMGNSEVGHNAIGAGRIFDQGAKLVAAAIDSGAMFEGQCWRDAVAHVRDSGAALHFMGLLSDGNVHSHIAHLLAMLRRAADAGVTRLRVHALLDGRDVPARSALGYVATLEQALAELRARGCDARIASGGGRMRVTMDRYEADWSMVARGWACHVHGHGRRFASTSSAIEAMYAELGVDDQNLEAFVIDEGDGPVGTIDDGAAVVFFNFRGDRAIEISKAFERDDFTAFDRGRRPRVFYCGMMQYDGDEQVPRRYLVAPPAIDDTMGELLAAVGKSQLAIAETQKYGHVTYFWNGNRSGKFDGATEDYIEIPSDTLPFEQRPWMKAAEVTDALVAALQRRHYDFVRVNYANGDMVGHTGVLDAARMAVEVVDLCLARVIACVQKLGGVVVVTADHGNADQMIDLDAKGREQVRTSHSLNPVPFVIVGAGEPIEVRRDAAADAANLGWIAATCLELMGLQAPAEYLPSLLAPAQG